A region of Dictyostelium discoideum AX4 chromosome 1 chromosome, whole genome shotgun sequence DNA encodes the following proteins:
- a CDS encoding cyclophilin-type peptidylprolyl cis-trans isomerase (Similar to PPIase): protein MSVSEPNISGKVILKTTLGDIEIELWGKETPLTTRNFVQLCLEGYYDGCIFHRVIKDFIAQTGDPTNTGTGGESVYKETEIQDNEGELIKSTAFKDEFHSRLRFNRRGMVGMASSSPDQNKSQFFFTLAKTENLTKKHTVFGRVAGDTLFNLLKVNDLEVDSETDLPLFPPKIISTNVVWNPFPDIIPRVKTIIKKKVEKKKQTKKNLNLLSFGDEKNEGEFDNSKIILNNIGNNNNNNNNNNNNNNNNNKNNIKLNNISKEIKNSGGDSGDSGDSGGYNSDDGGDNNKKQLKNNPEIMTEAVIEKNKKEDVDELKNLKNEIDSSTLSKLNTTTSTTSTTTTTITTTPPTEQVKQSVDKKKKIKGSLQFKTTTTPTVPKKSRSISETDVCTFYNNNNNNNNNNNNNNNNNNNNNNNNKNNNNNNNNKNNKNNNNDNNNNNNNNNNNIIIKDNDLNSKPSNIKRSVEEKEEDEEDNDWMRHSLKFSKKSKLEYE from the exons ATGTCAGTTTCAGAACCAAATATTAGTGGAAaagttattttaaaaactacaTTGGGTGATATTGAGATTGAATTGTGGGGTAAGGAAACACCTTTGACAACTAGGAATTTTGTGCAGTTATGTTTGGAGGGGTATTACGACGGTTGCATTTTCCATAGAGTgattaaagattttattgCACAAACTGGTGATCCAACAAACACAGGAACCGGTGGCGAATCAGTCTATAAGGAGACCGAGATCCAAGACAACGAAGGTGAGTTAATAAAAAGCACTGCATTTAAAGATGAATTCCACTCAAGATTAAGATTCAATAGACGTGGTATGGTTGGAATGGCATCTTCATCACCGGATCAAAATAAATCGCAATTCTTTTTCACGTTGGCTAAAACTGAAAATCTCACTAAAAAACACACTGTCTTTGGTAGAGTGGCCGGTGATACCTTATTCAATCTTTTAAAAGTTAATGATTTAGAAGTTGATTCTGAAACAGACTTACCTCTATTCCCACCTAAAATCATTTCAACCAATGTTGTCTGGAATCCATTCCCTGATATAATTCCAAGagttaaaactattattaaaaaaaaagttgaaaaaaagaaacaaactaaaaa aaatttaaatttattatcttttggtgatgaaaaaaatgaaggggaatttgataattcaaaaattatccttaataatattggtaataataataataataataataataataataataataataataataataataaaaataatataaaattaaataatatatcaaaagaaataaaaaatagtggtggtgataGTGGTGATAGTGGCGATAGTGGTGGTTATAATTCAGACGATGGTGgtgacaataataaaaaacaattaaaaaacaaccCAGAAATTATGACAGAGGCTGTAATcgaaaagaataaaaaagaagatgttgatgaattaaagaatctaaaaaatgaaatagaTTCATCGACTCTATCTAAATTAAATACTACAACATCTACAACATCTACAACTACCACAACCATAActacaacaccaccaacagaACAAGTAAAACAAAGTGtagataaaaagaaaaaaattaagggATCCCTACAATTtaaaactacaacaacaccaacagtCCCCAAAAAATCAAGATCTATCTCGGAAACTGATGTATGtacattttataataataataataataataataataataataataataataataataataataataataataataataataataaaaataataataataataataataataaaaataataaaaataataataatgataataataataataataataataataataataatataattataaaagataatga tttaaatagtAAACCAAGTAATATAAAAAGAAGTGTAGAAGAGAAAGAAGAGGATGAGGAGGATAATGATTGGATGCgtcattctttaaaattttcaaaaaaatctaaattagAATACGAGTAA